The Mucilaginibacter mallensis genome has a segment encoding these proteins:
- a CDS encoding cupin domain-containing protein, with product MENPIFSKSECLSHYKWGDDCYGWNFIDTDALSVKQELMPPDTAEQLHYHERSSQVFFILKGRATFNIDGVISVLKPEQGIEIKPGQKHFISNKENSDLEFILYSTPSTKGDRINLTP from the coding sequence ATGGAGAACCCCATTTTTTCAAAAAGCGAATGCTTGAGCCATTATAAATGGGGAGACGATTGTTATGGCTGGAATTTTATTGATACCGATGCGTTATCGGTAAAACAGGAGTTAATGCCTCCAGATACTGCTGAACAGCTGCACTATCATGAAAGATCTTCACAAGTGTTTTTCATTTTAAAAGGCAGGGCAACTTTTAATATTGATGGAGTGATCAGCGTTTTAAAACCTGAGCAGGGAATAGAAATTAAACCCGGCCAAAAGCACTTCATCAGCAATAAAGAAAACAGCGACCTGGAATTTATTTTATACTCAACACCATCTACAAAGGGTGACCGAATAAATTTAACCCCCTAA
- the argC gene encoding N-acetyl-gamma-glutamyl-phosphate reductase, whose translation MSDNNNIKDAITPPSGGRGVRAGIIGGAGYTGGEMLRILVNHPNVDIVFVNSKSNTGNYIYEVHTDLFGDTDLKFTGELSNDIDVLFLCVGHGDAKKFLAENDIPDTVKIIDLSQDFRLSQNSKVKSKNFTYGLPELNRESIKTADNIANPGCFASCLQLGLLPLAANAQLNSEVHITATTGSTGAGQSPSATTHFTWRNDNLSVYKAFDHQHLGEIGQSLNQLQPGFGQTLNFIPYRGDYTRGIIASIYLDSDLTEAEALKLYEDYYAAHPFTHVTSRNIDLKQIVNTNKCFIQVKKHGNKLFIISILDNLLKGASGQAVQNMNLLFGLEETAGLRLKAIGF comes from the coding sequence ATGAGCGACAATAACAATATAAAAGATGCAATCACTCCCCCTTCAGGGGGCCGGGGGGTTAGAGCCGGAATTATTGGCGGTGCAGGTTATACCGGCGGCGAAATGCTGCGGATACTGGTTAACCACCCCAATGTAGATATCGTTTTTGTGAACAGCAAAAGCAATACCGGCAACTATATATACGAGGTACATACCGATCTTTTTGGCGATACCGACCTGAAATTTACAGGCGAACTATCAAACGATATTGATGTATTGTTCCTGTGCGTTGGGCATGGCGATGCCAAGAAGTTTTTGGCGGAAAATGATATACCTGATACAGTAAAGATCATCGACTTAAGCCAGGACTTCCGTTTAAGTCAAAATTCAAAAGTAAAAAGTAAAAATTTCACTTACGGTTTGCCCGAGTTGAATCGTGAAAGCATCAAAACCGCCGATAATATTGCTAACCCTGGTTGTTTTGCGTCGTGCCTGCAATTAGGCTTATTGCCATTGGCTGCAAACGCGCAGTTAAACAGCGAGGTGCATATCACTGCAACAACCGGTTCAACCGGCGCGGGACAGAGCCCGTCAGCTACTACGCACTTTACATGGCGTAATGATAACTTATCGGTTTACAAGGCATTTGACCACCAGCATTTAGGTGAGATAGGGCAATCGCTAAACCAACTGCAACCTGGTTTTGGACAGACTTTAAACTTCATCCCCTATCGTGGCGATTACACCCGCGGCATTATCGCATCTATTTATTTAGATAGCGACCTTACCGAGGCCGAAGCATTAAAGTTATACGAGGATTATTATGCAGCACATCCGTTTACGCATGTAACCTCGCGCAATATCGACCTTAAACAAATTGTGAACACCAACAAATGCTTTATACAGGTTAAAAAACATGGCAATAAATTATTTATTATCAGCATATTAGATAATTTATTAAAAGGAGCATCAGGCCAGGCGGTGCAGAACATGAACTTACTATTCGGTTTGGAGGAAACAGCGGGCTTGCGACTCAAAGCCATTGGGTTCTAA
- a CDS encoding M3 family metallopeptidase, whose translation MKITKKLGILLSIIPFAVSAQNPRLTNPLLVHSNAPIEFNKVNAQVIKDAVSSVIKVTDARVKTLVAIPAAKKTIANTLMGFDGLSYDLSDLGAKLSVIASTYADDATRNAANDQSQVLGSYGSDLYLNEGLYKALKAFSLSATAKTLSPTQHKFLKETIIAFEINGMKLDQKGRANLKVINDKLISFGNQFDRNIAESKDSIEFSLTDLQGIPEAYVTPWKRVNGRYMVRINGPNYINILKFGDVEATRKAMYLKYQNRAYPANMATMDSLFSYRQKLADQLGYKTYAEYALVTKMAGKPVTVWSFLDDLKDKLTPHVGPELDQLKELKKEQQPNDPAVIYAWDIGYYSNKLLDTKYKLNTELVRQYFEMNNTIQGMFTVYQKLFNIQIHEIKGLPVWDPKIKSYELDMDGKKMGTFFLDLYPRPNKYTHFETAPISTYRIANGKEILPVGTLICNFPEGTTTEPSLLDHSDVITMFHEFGHLIHFLLCHPVINSQLAFGVKGDFVEAPSQFLENFCWNYDVLKLFAKNYKTGEILPKSLFDKMKVAQNAGVSIQYIRQVSLAMIDFTFEDRFNTIKAGGIDQVEKDLWTMNQTPYPEGSHFICSFGHLNGYGANYYGYLWSKVYAQDIFSVFEQHGVLDQATGVRYRKEILQEGAQEDEMAMLRHFLGREPNSKAFLKSLGIK comes from the coding sequence ATGAAGATCACTAAAAAACTGGGTATATTACTGAGCATCATACCCTTTGCTGTATCAGCACAAAACCCCAGGTTAACCAATCCACTGCTGGTTCATTCCAATGCCCCTATCGAGTTTAATAAAGTAAACGCACAGGTGATAAAGGATGCTGTATCAAGCGTAATTAAGGTTACTGACGCACGTGTTAAAACCCTTGTAGCTATACCTGCAGCAAAAAAAACTATTGCCAATACTTTAATGGGCTTTGATGGATTGAGCTATGACCTTAGCGACCTGGGTGCTAAACTAAGTGTTATCGCTTCAACTTATGCTGATGATGCTACCCGTAACGCTGCTAATGATCAGAGCCAGGTACTGGGCTCATATGGCAGCGACCTGTATTTAAATGAGGGTTTATATAAAGCGCTTAAAGCTTTTTCGCTATCAGCAACTGCAAAAACGTTATCGCCAACTCAACATAAATTTTTAAAGGAAACCATTATCGCCTTTGAGATCAACGGCATGAAGCTGGATCAAAAAGGCCGCGCCAACTTGAAAGTTATAAATGATAAACTGATCAGTTTTGGTAACCAATTCGACAGGAACATAGCCGAATCTAAAGACAGCATTGAGTTTTCATTAACAGATCTGCAAGGTATACCAGAGGCATACGTAACTCCATGGAAACGTGTAAATGGCCGCTACATGGTAAGGATAAATGGCCCAAATTACATTAACATTTTAAAATTTGGCGATGTGGAGGCTACCCGTAAGGCTATGTACCTCAAATATCAGAACCGTGCATATCCTGCAAATATGGCTACTATGGATAGCTTGTTCTCTTATCGCCAAAAACTAGCCGACCAGCTTGGTTATAAAACTTATGCTGAATATGCATTAGTTACCAAAATGGCAGGAAAACCGGTTACAGTATGGTCTTTTTTAGATGATCTGAAAGATAAGCTAACTCCGCATGTAGGCCCGGAGCTGGATCAGCTGAAAGAGTTGAAAAAAGAACAGCAGCCAAACGATCCTGCTGTAATATATGCCTGGGATATCGGCTATTACAGCAACAAACTACTTGATACAAAATACAAGCTGAATACCGAACTGGTAAGGCAGTATTTCGAGATGAATAATACCATACAGGGTATGTTTACTGTGTACCAAAAGCTATTTAACATCCAAATACACGAAATAAAAGGCTTACCGGTATGGGATCCCAAGATTAAATCATACGAACTGGATATGGACGGCAAAAAAATGGGAACCTTTTTCCTTGACCTTTACCCCCGCCCTAACAAATACACGCACTTTGAAACTGCTCCAATCTCAACCTATCGCATAGCAAATGGTAAAGAAATATTGCCGGTTGGTACGCTGATCTGTAATTTCCCGGAAGGTACAACAACAGAGCCATCATTGCTTGACCATAGTGATGTGATCACCATGTTCCATGAGTTTGGCCATTTGATCCATTTCCTGCTTTGTCATCCGGTTATAAACAGTCAGCTGGCATTTGGTGTAAAGGGCGACTTTGTTGAAGCACCATCGCAATTCCTTGAAAACTTCTGCTGGAATTATGATGTATTAAAACTATTCGCCAAAAATTACAAAACCGGCGAGATATTGCCTAAATCACTTTTTGACAAGATGAAAGTCGCGCAAAATGCCGGCGTAAGTATCCAATACATCAGGCAGGTATCATTAGCCATGATCGATTTTACTTTTGAGGATCGTTTCAATACTATTAAAGCCGGAGGTATTGACCAGGTTGAAAAAGACCTGTGGACCATGAACCAAACACCATATCCGGAAGGCAGTCACTTTATCTGTAGCTTTGGTCACCTGAATGGCTATGGTGCAAACTATTATGGTTATTTATGGTCGAAAGTATACGCCCAGGATATTTTCTCCGTTTTTGAACAGCATGGCGTGTTGGATCAGGCTACAGGTGTAAGATACCGTAAAGAGATATTACAGGAAGGCGCCCAGGAAGATGAAATGGCTATGTTAAGGCACTTTTTAGGCAGAGAGCCTAATTCAAAAGCGTTTTTGAAATCATTGGGGATAAAATAA
- the argG gene encoding argininosuccinate synthase: protein MKKKVVLAYSGGLDTSFCCIYLTQDLGYEVHSVIVNTGGFSDEELKGVEERAYKMGVTSHHVVDETENFYNTCVKYLIYGNVLKNNTYPLSVSAERVSQATAIANYAKEIGAEFVAHGSTGAGNDQVRFDMIFNILVPDVQIITPIRDLKLSREAEIQYLKDHGVDMNFEKAKYSINKGIWGTSVGGKETLTSNLGLPEDAWPTQVSETEPRNIELEFEQGALVAIDGKKYDHPTKAIQALQAIAGPYGVGRDIHVGDTIIGIKGRVGFEAAAPMVIIKAHHTLEKHVLTKWQLSWKDQLSSFYGNWLHEGQFHDPIMRNIEAFLTDTQLNVSGKVFVQLHPYRFQVIGIESDHDLMSNKFGTYGEMNNSWSGEDVKGFSKIFGNQVMIYHKVNNHE, encoded by the coding sequence ATGAAGAAAAAAGTAGTATTAGCATACAGCGGCGGTTTAGATACCTCATTTTGCTGTATATATTTAACACAGGATTTGGGTTACGAAGTGCACTCGGTAATTGTAAACACCGGTGGTTTCAGCGATGAAGAGCTTAAGGGGGTTGAAGAGCGCGCTTACAAAATGGGCGTTACCTCGCACCATGTGGTTGATGAAACAGAGAACTTCTACAACACTTGTGTTAAGTATTTGATATACGGTAATGTGTTAAAAAACAACACCTACCCGCTTTCAGTAAGTGCTGAGCGCGTAAGCCAGGCAACTGCTATTGCTAACTACGCGAAGGAAATAGGCGCTGAGTTTGTTGCACATGGTAGCACCGGAGCAGGTAACGACCAGGTACGTTTTGACATGATATTTAATATCCTGGTACCGGATGTACAGATCATCACCCCTATCCGCGATTTGAAATTAAGCCGCGAGGCTGAGATCCAATACCTGAAAGATCATGGTGTTGATATGAATTTTGAGAAAGCTAAATACTCTATCAACAAAGGTATCTGGGGTACATCAGTTGGTGGCAAGGAAACCCTTACCTCAAATTTAGGCTTGCCTGAAGATGCATGGCCTACACAGGTTAGCGAAACTGAGCCACGTAACATCGAATTGGAATTTGAGCAAGGCGCATTGGTTGCCATTGATGGTAAAAAATACGATCACCCAACCAAAGCTATTCAGGCTCTACAAGCTATTGCAGGGCCTTACGGCGTTGGCCGCGATATTCACGTAGGCGATACCATTATTGGTATCAAAGGCCGTGTAGGTTTTGAGGCTGCTGCTCCAATGGTAATCATCAAAGCGCATCATACATTAGAGAAACACGTACTAACCAAATGGCAGCTTTCATGGAAAGATCAATTGTCATCATTCTATGGCAACTGGTTGCATGAAGGTCAGTTCCATGACCCTATCATGCGCAATATCGAGGCATTTTTAACTGATACACAGTTAAATGTAAGCGGTAAAGTGTTTGTACAATTGCATCCATACAGATTCCAGGTTATTGGTATTGAATCAGATCATGATCTAATGTCGAACAAATTTGGCACTTATGGCGAAATGAACAACTCATGGAGTGGTGAGGATGTAAAAGGTTTCTCCAAAATATTTGGCAACCAGGTAATGATCTATCATAAAGTAAACAACCACGAATAA
- a CDS encoding FMN-binding negative transcriptional regulator, translated as MYIPSFNAFPDKQEVISFMQKYSFGTIVTSVNNLPFATHLPFLVELKDDQVMISSHFAKANPQSKDILNNDILVIFTEPHAYISPKNYEKEANVPTWNYIAVHAYGKARLLETEQEHLNLLEHTIKTYEADYFDQWMQLPYEYRSKMIKGITGFEIVVTDLQAKSKLSQNRSAAEKQNIINTLGKSESESEREIAAYMASLKK; from the coding sequence ATGTATATCCCGTCATTTAATGCTTTTCCCGATAAGCAGGAAGTTATCAGCTTTATGCAGAAGTATAGTTTCGGTACAATTGTAACTTCGGTTAACAATCTGCCTTTTGCTACGCATCTGCCTTTTTTGGTAGAGCTTAAGGATGACCAGGTAATGATCTCTTCGCACTTTGCTAAAGCAAACCCGCAGTCGAAGGATATTTTGAATAATGATATATTGGTGATCTTCACGGAGCCACACGCCTATATCTCCCCCAAAAACTACGAAAAAGAGGCTAATGTACCCACCTGGAACTATATAGCGGTACATGCTTATGGTAAGGCACGTTTACTGGAAACCGAACAGGAACACCTGAACCTGCTGGAACATACCATAAAAACTTATGAAGCTGATTATTTTGACCAGTGGATGCAGTTACCATATGAATACCGATCGAAAATGATAAAGGGTATTACCGGGTTTGAAATTGTGGTTACCGATCTTCAGGCGAAAAGCAAACTGAGTCAGAACAGGTCTGCTGCAGAAAAGCAAAACATCATAAACACATTAGGCAAAAGTGAATCTGAAAGCGAGCGAGAGATTGCCGCGTATATGGCTTCGTTGAAAAAGTAA
- a CDS encoding aspartate aminotransferase family protein yields the protein MKLFDVYPINHINITNGKGSLVYDDKGTEYLDLYGGHAVISIGHTNPHYVKRLEDQLHQIGFYSNSIEIPLQKQLAEKLGKVSGKEDYQLFLCNSGAEANENALKLASFYNGKKKVIAFRNAFHGRTSLAVAVTDNPKIVAPVNETDNVIFVPWQDEAALEQAFAENDISSVIIEGIQGVGGIRVASEGFLQKIRSLCDQYNAVFIADSVQCGYGRTGKFFSHDFAGINADIYSMAKGMGNGFPIGGIIISPKILPAYGMLGTTFGGNHLACAAGLAVLEVMEQDNLMQNAAEVGGYLISELKKFKEVKEVRGRGLMIGIELPAELANARKDLLFKHHIFTGEAKPNVIRLLPALNLTKAHADRFLEAFTTVLNENVLSFR from the coding sequence ATGAAATTATTTGATGTTTATCCTATCAACCATATAAACATAACCAACGGAAAAGGCAGTTTAGTTTATGACGACAAGGGAACTGAGTACCTTGACCTTTACGGCGGTCATGCTGTAATATCTATTGGCCATACTAACCCGCATTATGTAAAGCGCCTGGAAGACCAGTTACACCAGATCGGGTTCTACTCAAACTCTATCGAAATACCTTTGCAGAAGCAACTGGCTGAAAAGCTGGGTAAAGTTTCAGGTAAAGAAGATTATCAATTATTCCTGTGTAATTCAGGTGCCGAGGCTAATGAGAACGCGCTGAAACTGGCATCGTTTTACAATGGCAAAAAGAAAGTGATCGCGTTCCGTAATGCATTCCATGGTCGTACCTCACTGGCGGTTGCAGTTACTGATAACCCAAAAATAGTTGCCCCGGTAAATGAAACTGATAACGTAATATTTGTACCATGGCAGGATGAAGCCGCTTTAGAGCAGGCTTTTGCTGAAAATGATATCTCTTCGGTAATTATTGAAGGCATACAGGGCGTTGGTGGTATCAGGGTGGCAAGCGAAGGCTTCTTACAAAAGATCCGTTCATTATGCGACCAATATAACGCTGTTTTCATAGCTGATTCCGTACAATGTGGCTATGGCCGTACAGGAAAATTCTTCTCCCATGATTTTGCCGGCATCAATGCCGACATCTATAGCATGGCTAAAGGAATGGGCAATGGCTTCCCTATCGGCGGTATTATTATATCGCCAAAAATATTGCCGGCTTATGGTATGTTGGGCACTACATTTGGTGGCAACCATTTGGCTTGTGCTGCCGGTTTAGCTGTGTTAGAGGTAATGGAGCAGGATAACCTGATGCAAAACGCGGCCGAAGTTGGCGGCTACCTCATCAGCGAGCTTAAGAAATTTAAAGAAGTTAAAGAAGTACGCGGTCGCGGATTAATGATAGGTATTGAACTGCCTGCCGAGCTGGCTAATGCCCGTAAGGACCTGCTTTTCAAGCACCATATTTTTACCGGTGAGGCTAAGCCAAACGTGATCAGGCTTTTACCTGCGCTTAACTTAACCAAAGCACATGCTGATAGATTTTTAGAAGCATTTACTACTGTACTGAACGAAAACGTCTTGTCATTTCGATGA
- a CDS encoding N-acetylornithine carbamoyltransferase yields the protein MKLFSSVNDVTDINALVAEALKLKQNPYANQDLGKNKTLGLVFLNPSLRTRMSTQKAALNLGMNVMVLNMDKEGWALELQDGAIMNGSSVEHIREAAAVLGQYVDIIGVRSFPGLKNRAEDYNEEVFNKFVKYCGVPVVSLESATRHPLQSLADLVTIEELKTKPRPKVVLTWAPHIKLLPQAVPNSFAEWMCKADVDFTIAHPKGYELNTDFTQGATITHNQDEALAGADFIYVKNWSAYEPYGKVLPGNEDWMLTNKKLGITDNAKVMHCLPVRRNLELSDEILDGPNSLVVHEAGNRVWAAQAVLKTMLESL from the coding sequence ATGAAACTATTTTCTTCTGTTAATGATGTAACCGACATCAATGCACTTGTTGCTGAGGCTTTAAAATTGAAGCAAAATCCATATGCAAACCAGGACCTGGGTAAAAACAAAACCTTAGGGCTTGTTTTCTTGAACCCAAGCTTGCGTACCCGCATGAGCACCCAAAAGGCTGCCTTAAATTTAGGCATGAACGTAATGGTGCTCAACATGGATAAGGAAGGATGGGCTTTAGAACTGCAGGACGGCGCCATAATGAACGGCAGTAGTGTAGAACACATCCGCGAAGCAGCTGCTGTCCTGGGCCAGTATGTGGACATTATCGGCGTGCGTTCATTCCCGGGGTTGAAGAACAGAGCAGAAGATTATAACGAAGAGGTATTTAACAAGTTTGTAAAATATTGCGGTGTGCCGGTGGTGAGTTTAGAATCGGCCACGCGCCACCCTTTACAGAGCCTTGCCGATTTGGTTACTATTGAAGAACTAAAGACTAAGCCACGCCCGAAAGTGGTATTAACATGGGCGCCACATATTAAACTATTGCCGCAGGCTGTACCCAATTCATTTGCTGAATGGATGTGCAAGGCCGATGTTGATTTTACTATAGCCCATCCTAAAGGCTATGAGCTGAATACCGATTTTACACAAGGCGCTACTATCACCCATAACCAGGATGAGGCTCTAGCCGGTGCTGATTTCATCTACGTAAAAAACTGGTCGGCTTATGAGCCATATGGCAAGGTATTGCCGGGCAATGAAGATTGGATGCTGACCAACAAAAAATTGGGAATTACTGATAATGCCAAAGTAATGCACTGCCTGCCTGTACGGCGTAACCTGGAACTATCTGATGAAATATTAGACGGCCCAAATTCTCTTGTGGTACATGAAGCCGGCAACCGTGTTTGGGCAGCGCAAGCTGTGTTAAAAACCATGTTGGAGAGTTTGTAG
- a CDS encoding 2'-5' RNA ligase family protein codes for MTGYKDYMIILSPPALINEHVKKFRQSSARLIGNFEGMHGKAHITLKQLPRQKPFWTEPLFAQLEKELSLIEPITLQINGFATFLPTDFTTIYAAIRSTPGMEDWFKRLRKCLSEKKAVPHITIARQIPNELAKKLWPKFKDRPWTDEFEINRLTILQRETYGYDKVWKHYRDITFRGDARLNVLMDKKKVIRSVDNVDENQISLF; via the coding sequence ATGACTGGCTATAAAGACTATATGATCATACTATCGCCGCCTGCACTTATTAACGAGCATGTAAAAAAGTTCAGGCAAAGCAGTGCGAGGCTTATCGGCAATTTTGAAGGCATGCATGGCAAAGCGCATATCACCCTAAAACAATTGCCCCGGCAAAAACCATTCTGGACAGAACCCTTATTTGCACAACTGGAAAAGGAGCTATCGCTGATAGAACCCATCACCCTGCAAATTAATGGCTTCGCTACATTTTTGCCTACGGATTTCACCACTATTTATGCCGCCATCAGGTCGACACCAGGCATGGAGGATTGGTTTAAACGTCTAAGAAAATGCCTGAGCGAAAAGAAAGCCGTGCCTCATATCACCATCGCCCGGCAAATACCCAATGAATTGGCCAAAAAGCTATGGCCCAAGTTTAAGGACCGCCCCTGGACCGATGAGTTTGAGATTAACCGCCTCACCATACTCCAAAGAGAAACCTATGGCTATGATAAAGTATGGAAGCATTACAGGGATATCACTTTTAGAGGTGATGCCAGGTTGAATGTGTTGATGGATAAAAAGAAAGTGATTCGTAGTGTTGATAATGTGGATGAGAACCAGATTAGTTTGTTTTGA
- a CDS encoding YpdA family putative bacillithiol disulfide reductase → MLDILIIGGGPIGIACGLAAKKAGLSYLIVEKGCLVNSLYNYPSTMTFFSTSEKLEIGGIPFVTISNKPVRAEALEYYRRVATSNHMPIKLFEEVTGIIKEDDGYTITTTKATYQAKNVIVSTGFYDIPVNLGIPGEDLPKVKHYYKDPNYYAMQKVVVVGSSNSAIDVALETYRKGAEVTLVIRDNEVSSRVKYWIRPDIINRIKEGSITAYFNSNLQAIREHEVDIETPHGTITIPNDFVMAMTGYKPNFAFLKKMGIILSEDKFAPQYNPETMESNVPGMYLAGVVVGGMDTHLWFIENSRIHADMIIDDIVAKRVNG, encoded by the coding sequence ATGCTCGATATACTCATAATAGGCGGTGGCCCGATAGGAATAGCATGCGGACTGGCCGCAAAAAAGGCTGGCTTAAGCTACCTGATAGTTGAAAAAGGCTGCCTGGTAAATTCATTATACAACTATCCCTCTACCATGACCTTCTTTTCCACTTCGGAAAAACTGGAGATCGGCGGGATTCCTTTTGTTACCATCAGCAACAAGCCGGTGCGAGCCGAAGCGTTGGAATATTACCGCAGGGTGGCTACATCGAACCATATGCCCATCAAATTATTTGAAGAGGTAACGGGTATTATTAAAGAGGATGATGGTTACACGATTACGACCACCAAAGCTACTTATCAGGCTAAAAACGTGATTGTTTCAACGGGGTTTTATGATATTCCTGTAAACCTCGGTATTCCGGGGGAAGACTTGCCTAAAGTGAAGCATTACTATAAAGACCCCAATTACTATGCTATGCAAAAGGTGGTGGTAGTGGGCTCCAGCAACTCGGCAATTGATGTGGCTTTGGAAACTTACCGCAAAGGCGCCGAAGTTACTTTGGTGATCCGTGACAATGAGGTGAGCAGCCGGGTTAAATATTGGATAAGGCCTGATATTATCAACCGGATAAAAGAAGGCAGTATAACGGCTTATTTCAACTCTAACCTGCAAGCCATACGCGAACATGAAGTGGATATTGAAACACCCCATGGCACTATAACCATCCCAAATGATTTTGTGATGGCGATGACAGGTTATAAACCCAATTTCGCCTTCCTGAAAAAGATGGGCATTATATTATCAGAAGATAAATTCGCTCCTCAATATAATCCTGAAACCATGGAAAGCAATGTACCCGGCATGTATTTGGCAGGTGTAGTAGTGGGCGGAATGGATACGCATTTGTGGTTCATCGAAAACTCGCGCATACATGCTGATATGATCATTGATGATATTGTGGCTAAAAGAGTGAATGGTTGA
- a CDS encoding N-acetyltransferase, with protein MTIQDFDIQVATAQHVDYAQQICDEMAESAKARGTGIAQRSPEYVANKMLEGKAVIALHKDGTWAGFCYIETWSHGDFVANSGLIVNPQFRKVGLAKAIKHKIFELSRSTYPEAKLFGLTTGLAVMKINSELGYEPVTYSELTQDEDFWKGCKSCVNYDILTSKERKNCMCTAMLFDPVEKAKQIEEKTKEMSRKATLFERIENAIKSFSQTDKG; from the coding sequence ATGACTATACAAGATTTTGACATACAAGTTGCCACAGCACAACACGTTGATTACGCCCAGCAGATATGCGATGAAATGGCTGAATCAGCAAAGGCGCGTGGCACAGGCATAGCGCAGCGCTCTCCTGAGTACGTTGCTAATAAAATGCTGGAAGGCAAAGCAGTTATCGCCTTACACAAAGACGGTACCTGGGCAGGTTTTTGCTACATTGAGACATGGAGCCATGGCGATTTCGTAGCCAATTCGGGACTTATTGTTAACCCGCAATTCAGAAAAGTGGGATTGGCAAAGGCCATCAAGCATAAAATATTCGAATTATCGCGCAGCACATACCCTGAGGCAAAACTATTTGGTTTAACCACAGGCCTGGCGGTAATGAAGATAAACTCAGAGCTGGGCTATGAACCTGTAACCTATTCAGAGCTTACGCAGGACGAGGATTTCTGGAAAGGCTGCAAGAGCTGTGTTAACTATGATATCCTGACCAGCAAAGAGCGCAAAAACTGCATGTGCACCGCCATGTTGTTCGATCCGGTTGAAAAGGCTAAGCAAATAGAAGAAAAAACAAAGGAAATGTCTCGCAAGGCAACACTATTTGAGCGCATTGAGAACGCGATAAAGAGCTTTAGTCAAACGGATAAAGGCTAA